The following proteins are co-located in the Streptomyces sp. NBC_01198 genome:
- a CDS encoding ArsR/SmtB family transcription factor yields MSNSGMVELPVQDAPAVPCCPPITAGELSVADAEKVAATFKALSDPVRLRLFSKIASHPGGEACVCDIQDVGVSQPTVSHHLKKLREAGLLTSERRGTWVYYTVAPSVVAGMSAMLDLRPAAG; encoded by the coding sequence ATGTCGAATTCTGGGATGGTCGAGCTGCCGGTCCAGGACGCCCCGGCGGTGCCGTGCTGCCCGCCGATCACCGCGGGCGAGCTGTCGGTCGCCGACGCGGAGAAGGTGGCTGCGACGTTCAAGGCCCTGTCGGACCCGGTGAGGCTGCGGCTGTTCTCGAAGATCGCCTCGCACCCGGGTGGCGAGGCGTGCGTATGCGACATCCAGGACGTCGGTGTCTCCCAGCCGACCGTCTCCCACCACCTGAAGAAGCTCCGCGAAGCCGGCCTGCTCACCTCCGAGCGGCGCGGAACCTGGGTGTATTACACCGTCGCCCCGTCGGTGGTGGCGGGCATGTCCGCGATGCTTGACCTGCGCCCCGCGGCCGGCTGA
- the sodN gene encoding superoxide dismutase, Ni: MFTRLFAPKVKVSAHCDLPCGVYDPAQARIEAESVKAVQEKYQANDDADFRTRCVLIKEQRAELAKHHVSVLWSDYFKPPHFEKYPQLHQLVNDTLKALSAAKASNDPATGQKALDLIAEIDRIFWETKKA, encoded by the coding sequence ATGTTCACTCGCCTGTTCGCGCCCAAGGTGAAGGTAAGCGCACACTGCGACCTGCCCTGCGGCGTGTACGACCCGGCCCAGGCCCGCATCGAGGCCGAGTCCGTCAAGGCGGTCCAGGAGAAGTACCAGGCCAACGACGACGCGGACTTCCGCACCCGGTGCGTGCTCATCAAGGAGCAGCGCGCCGAGCTGGCCAAGCACCACGTCTCCGTGCTGTGGAGCGACTACTTCAAGCCCCCGCACTTCGAGAAGTACCCCCAGCTCCACCAGCTGGTGAACGACACGCTCAAGGCCCTCAGCGCCGCCAAGGCCTCGAACGACCCGGCCACCGGCCAGAAGGCCCTTGACCTGATCGCGGAGATCGACAGGATCTTCTGGGAGACCAAGAAGGCCTGA
- a CDS encoding amino acid ABC transporter ATP-binding protein, with translation MVRAENVHKSFGAAHILKGIDLQVAPREVCCLIGPSGSGKSTFLRCINHLEQINAGRLWVDGDLVGYRQRGDRLYELRDREVAAKRRDIGMVFQRFNLFPHMTAIENVMEGPVQVKRETRAVARERAAALLDRVGLADKAASYPSQLSGGQQQRVAIARALAMEPKLMLFDEPTSALDPELVGDVLDVMRGLAEDGMTMIVVTHEMGFAREVGDSLVFMDDGVVVESGHPREVLSNPQHERTRAFLSKVL, from the coding sequence ATGGTCAGGGCGGAGAACGTCCACAAGTCCTTCGGCGCCGCGCACATCCTCAAGGGCATCGACCTGCAGGTCGCCCCGCGCGAGGTGTGCTGCCTGATCGGCCCCTCGGGCTCGGGCAAGTCCACCTTCCTGCGCTGCATCAACCACCTGGAGCAGATCAACGCCGGGCGGCTGTGGGTGGACGGCGACCTGGTCGGCTACCGGCAGCGCGGCGACCGGCTCTACGAGCTGCGCGACCGGGAGGTAGCCGCCAAGCGCCGGGACATCGGCATGGTCTTCCAGCGCTTCAACCTCTTCCCGCACATGACCGCGATCGAGAACGTGATGGAGGGCCCGGTCCAGGTCAAGCGGGAGACCCGGGCGGTCGCCAGGGAGCGGGCCGCGGCACTGCTGGACCGGGTGGGCCTGGCCGACAAGGCGGCCAGCTACCCCTCCCAACTGTCCGGCGGACAGCAGCAGCGGGTCGCCATCGCCCGGGCGCTGGCCATGGAGCCCAAGCTGATGCTCTTCGACGAGCCGACCTCGGCGCTCGACCCGGAACTCGTCGGCGACGTGCTGGACGTCATGCGCGGGCTGGCCGAGGACGGTATGACCATGATCGTGGTCACCCACGAGATGGGCTTCGCCCGCGAGGTCGGCGACTCGCTGGTCTTCATGGACGACGGTGTCGTGGTGGAATCGGGGCACCCGCGGGAAGTGCTGAGCAACCCGCAGCACGAGCGGACCAGGGCTTTCCTGTCCAAGGTGCTGTGA
- a CDS encoding NAD(P)-binding domain-containing protein has product MLSPATTDLPVVVIGAGPTGLAAAAHLREHGLTPLVLEQGPAAANAVRGWSHVRLFSTWAELTDPAAEKLLAPTGWARPDPGTYPTGGDWTALYLQPLADALGDAVRYDATVTGVSRLGRDRIVDADRDIQPFTVHYALADGREQRVLARAVIDASGTWSLPSPAGGNGLPALGEQAAADRVSYRVPDLKDPAARARYAGKRTAVIGSGASAFTALAALADLAEADDGAGTHAVWVLRRGISGSTFGGGSADQLPARGALGLAAKAAVDDGHADAVTGFRTDVIERDADDRLILIGDDDQRLEPVDEVIVLTGLRPDLGFLSELRLSLDERLQAPVALAPLIDPNQHSCGTVYPHGHRELSHPESGLYLVGMKSYGRAPTFLAMTGYEQVRSVVAALAGDLEAADRVELTLPETGVCGGAGLFDDPAAGQADGGGCCTPAPALVQIGIGAPASTGGCC; this is encoded by the coding sequence ATGCTGTCACCTGCCACCACCGATCTCCCGGTCGTCGTCATCGGCGCCGGCCCCACCGGACTCGCCGCAGCCGCCCACCTGAGGGAGCACGGCCTGACCCCGCTGGTCCTGGAGCAGGGACCGGCCGCCGCGAACGCGGTACGCGGCTGGTCCCACGTACGGCTGTTCTCCACCTGGGCCGAGCTGACCGACCCCGCAGCCGAGAAGCTGCTGGCCCCCACGGGCTGGGCCAGGCCGGACCCCGGCACGTATCCGACCGGCGGGGACTGGACCGCGCTCTACCTGCAGCCACTCGCCGATGCCCTCGGCGACGCGGTGCGCTACGACGCGACCGTCACCGGCGTCTCACGCCTCGGCCGTGATCGGATCGTGGACGCCGACCGCGACATCCAGCCCTTCACGGTCCACTACGCCCTCGCCGACGGCCGCGAGCAACGGGTGCTCGCCCGCGCCGTCATCGACGCCTCCGGCACCTGGTCCCTGCCCTCCCCCGCCGGCGGCAACGGACTTCCCGCCCTCGGTGAACAGGCAGCCGCCGACCGCGTCTCCTACCGCGTCCCCGACCTCAAAGACCCTGCCGCGCGCGCCCGTTACGCAGGAAAGCGCACCGCCGTCATCGGCTCCGGCGCCTCCGCCTTCACCGCCCTGGCCGCACTCGCCGACCTCGCAGAGGCTGACGACGGGGCGGGCACGCACGCGGTGTGGGTGCTGCGCCGCGGCATCTCCGGCTCGACCTTCGGGGGTGGCAGCGCCGACCAGCTCCCCGCCCGCGGCGCCCTGGGCCTCGCTGCGAAGGCCGCCGTCGATGACGGCCATGCCGACGCCGTCACCGGGTTCCGCACCGACGTGATCGAGCGGGACGCCGACGACCGGCTGATCCTGATCGGCGACGACGACCAGCGCCTGGAGCCGGTCGACGAGGTGATCGTGCTGACCGGCCTGCGCCCCGACCTGGGCTTCCTGTCCGAACTCCGGCTGAGCCTGGACGAACGCCTCCAGGCACCGGTCGCGCTCGCCCCGCTGATCGACCCCAACCAGCACTCCTGCGGCACCGTCTACCCCCACGGACACCGCGAGCTGTCCCACCCCGAGAGCGGCCTCTACCTGGTGGGGATGAAGTCCTACGGCCGCGCCCCGACCTTCCTGGCGATGACCGGCTACGAGCAGGTCCGCTCGGTGGTCGCCGCCCTCGCCGGCGACCTCGAAGCCGCCGACCGCGTCGAACTCACCCTCCCCGAAACCGGGGTGTGCGGCGGCGCCGGCCTTTTCGACGACCCGGCCGCCGGACAGGCCGACGGAGGCGGCTGCTGCACCCCGGCTCCCGCACTGGTGCAGATCGGCATCGGCGCACCCGCGTCGACCGGCGGCTGCTGCTGA
- the sodX gene encoding nickel-type superoxide dismutase maturation protease, producing the protein MREQGARLSWQLVEVTGPSMAPTLLHGDWLLIQKISSGAELVREGDVVVLKHPLQQDLLIVKRAVDRREGGWWVLGDNTFVENDSREFGIVPDDLVLARARGRFRPPRELQRSVAGVASWAASCVRPLRPDRSLSRRLRAR; encoded by the coding sequence ATGCGGGAGCAGGGGGCCAGGCTGTCGTGGCAGCTGGTCGAGGTCACTGGTCCGTCGATGGCGCCCACGCTGCTGCACGGGGACTGGCTGCTGATCCAGAAGATCAGCAGCGGCGCCGAGCTGGTGCGCGAGGGGGACGTCGTGGTCCTGAAACATCCGTTGCAGCAGGATCTGTTGATCGTGAAACGGGCGGTGGACCGGCGCGAGGGCGGGTGGTGGGTGCTGGGCGACAACACCTTCGTGGAGAACGACAGCAGGGAGTTCGGCATCGTGCCCGACGATCTGGTGCTGGCGCGGGCCAGGGGCAGGTTCAGGCCGCCGCGCGAACTTCAGCGTTCGGTGGCGGGCGTGGCGTCCTGGGCGGCGTCCTGCGTGCGGCCGCTGCGGCCTGACCGGTCGCTCTCCAGGCGCTTGCGGGCCCGGTAG
- a CDS encoding CGNR zinc finger domain-containing protein, with amino-acid sequence MDLAYYSDYAVRLVNSEEPLRGTDTLTSVEAIRELFGPASHAGSRAVDADVARLRAVRTRLRGVFEAADERDEVRAVDLLNALMLEFPVSPQISGHDHLDATGRPDWHMHLADQAVNATAGYSATACMGLAFQLTTLGVDRLGICEAAPCRNAYVDTSTNRSRRYCSDRCATRANVAAYRARKRLESDRSGRSGRTQDAAQDATPATER; translated from the coding sequence GTGGATCTGGCCTACTACTCGGACTACGCCGTGCGCCTCGTCAACAGCGAGGAGCCGCTGCGCGGGACCGACACCCTGACCTCGGTGGAGGCGATACGCGAGCTGTTCGGTCCCGCCTCGCACGCCGGGTCGCGCGCCGTCGACGCGGACGTGGCCCGGCTGCGCGCGGTACGCACCCGGCTGCGCGGGGTGTTCGAGGCGGCCGACGAGCGGGACGAGGTCCGGGCGGTCGACCTGCTCAACGCGCTGATGCTGGAGTTCCCGGTCAGCCCGCAGATCTCCGGGCACGACCACCTCGACGCCACCGGGCGCCCCGACTGGCACATGCACCTGGCCGACCAGGCGGTCAACGCCACCGCGGGCTACTCCGCCACCGCCTGCATGGGCCTGGCCTTCCAGCTCACCACGCTGGGCGTGGACCGGCTCGGCATCTGCGAGGCCGCCCCCTGCCGCAACGCCTACGTCGACACCTCGACCAACAGGTCCCGCCGCTACTGCTCCGACCGCTGCGCCACCCGCGCCAACGTCGCGGCCTACCGGGCCCGCAAGCGCCTGGAGAGCGACCGGTCAGGCCGCAGCGGCCGCACGCAGGACGCCGCCCAGGACGCCACGCCCGCCACCGAACGCTGA